A single region of the Ziziphus jujuba cultivar Dongzao chromosome 10, ASM3175591v1 genome encodes:
- the LOC107411021 gene encoding scarecrow-like protein 14, whose amino-acid sequence MDQSFTRLLNFDLHPNSDLNPNIVNLTQLNNPSPNLSMSSESDSPSDDGDFSDSVLKYISQMLMEENMEKELSMFHDPLALQAAEKSLYDVLGEKYPPSPNQHPLYYTSDRNIESPDDHFWPSPGDSTTRTSNSASTSSSNTGNSVQSSRTYVDPSEYEPSILQTPVPVDFVFQSTSVSSSQTTSNLQDNITDNGNGNGLVGSSLNELLEPNSFSESDLMMQFKRGVEEGNKFLPKSPQLVIDLDNYELPPESNKNVSDSLVKVEKEERDHSPTELRGRKNHEREETDLEDGRSNKQSAIYMEDGQETELSEMFDKVLLCNGEKGRGGLICEDGGGIGNGGKKFSQQDEKSNKSSSGKSRTKMQENKKEVVDLRTLLILCAQAVSSYDVRTATELLKQIRQHSSPYGDGSQRLAHYFSNGLEARLAGTGTEIYASLASKRTAADMLKAYQVYVSACPFKKIAIVFANNMISKAAEKAANLHIIDFGILYGFQWPALIQCLSRRSGGPPKLRITGIEFPQHGFRPAQQVQETGRRLARYCERFNVPFEYNAIAQQWETIQIEDLKIVIDEVVAVNCLFRFKNLLDETVVVDSPRDAVLNLIRTIRPDIFVHAIANGSYNAPFFVTRFREALFQFSSWFDLSDATLDRENPMRLMYEKEFLGREIINIVACEGSERVERPETYKQWQVRTKRARFRQLPLDFELMKKLKCRVEGGYDSNFMVDEDGNWMLQGWKGRVMFASSCWIPA is encoded by the coding sequence ATGGATCAAAGTTTTACCCGATTGCTGAATTTCGATCTTCATCCGAATTCAGATCTGAACCCAAATATTGTAAACCTAACCCAATTGAATAACCCATCTCCGAACCTAAGCATGAGTTCCGAGTCTGACTCACCCTCAGACGACGGTGACTTTTCTGACAGCGTCCTCAAGTACATAAGCCAAATGCTAATGGAGGAGAACATGGAGAAAGAACTCTCTATGTTCCATGACCCTCTGGCTCTCCAAGCAGCTGAGAAATCTCTTTATGACGTTCTCGGTGAGAAATACCCACCTTCTCCAAATCAACACCCTCTTTATTATACTAGTGATCGGAATATAGAGAGTCCTGACGATCATTTTTGGCCAAGTCCTGGTGATTCTACAACTAGAACTAGCAATTCTGCTTCTACTTCTAGTTCCAATACTGGCAATTCCGTGCAGTCTAGTCGGACTTATGTTGATCCTTCAGAATACGAACCTTCCATATTGCAAACCCCAGTACCTGTTGATTTCGTTTTCCAGTCCACTTCAGTTTCCAGTTCACAAACAACGTCCAACTTGCAGGACAATATAACTGATAATGGTAATGGTAATGGTTTGGTGGGTTCTTCCTTGAATGAGCTTCTGGAACCGAATTCTTTTAGCGAGAGTGATTTGATGATGCAATTTAAGAGAGGGGTGGAGGAGGGTAATAAGTTCCTGCCGAAAAGTCCTCAACTCGTTATTGATCTGGACAACTACGAATTGCCTCCGGAGAgtaataaaaatgtttccgaTTCGTTGGTTAAGGTGGAAAAGGAGGAGAGGGATCATTCTCCTACTGAGTTGAGAGGGAGGAAGAATCATGAACGAGAGGAGACGGATTTGGAAGATGGAAGGAGTAACAAGCAGTCGGCTATTTACATGGAGGATGGTCAGGAGACTGAGCTTTCGGAGATGTTTGATAAGGTGCTGCTTTGCAATGGGGAAAAAGGAAGGGGTGGTCTAATTTGTGAAGATGGTGGGGGCATTGGCAATGGAGGAAAGAAGTTCTCCCAGCAGGATGAGAAATCCAATAAAAGTAGCAGCGGCAAGAGTCGTACCAAGATGCAGGAAAATAAGAAGGAAGTGGTTGACTTGAGGACTTTGCTTATTTTATGTGCACAAGCAGTATCTTCTTATGATGTTAGGACTGCTACTGAGCTATTAAAGCAGATTAGGCAGCACTCTTCTCCATATGGTGATGGATCTCAGAGGTTGGctcattatttttcaaatggccttGAAGCACGATTGGCTGGTACTGGAACTGAGATATATGCATCTCTTGCTTCTAAAAGAACAGCCGCTGATATGTTGAAAGCTTATCAAGTTTATGTATCTGCTTGCCCGTTCAAGAAGATTGCAATTGTCTTTGCAAACAATATGATCTCAAAAGCAGCTGAAAAAGCGGCAAATCTTCATATCATAGATTTTGGTATCCTTTACGGCTTCCAGTGGCCTGCTCTCATTCAGTGCCTCTCACGAAGATCTGGTGGACCACCTAAGCTCCGTATTACAGGGATTGAATTTCCCCAACATGGTTTTAGACCAGCACAGCAAGTCCAGGAGACAGGGCGTCGCTTGGCGAGGTACTGTGAGCGCTTTAATGTGCCGTTTGAGTACAATGCCATAGCACAACAATGGGAAACTATCCAAATTGAAGACCTCAAGATTGTTATAGATGAGGTGGTTGCTGTGAATTGTCTATTCCGATTCAAGAATTTATTGGATGAGACAGTTGTGGTAGACAGTCCAAGGGATGCTGTTCTAAACTTAATTAGGACCATACGTCCTGATATTTTTGTCCATGCCATAGCTAATGGATCATACAATGCTCCTTTCTTTGTCACACGGTTCCGCGAGGCACTATTTCAGTTCTCCTCATGGTTTGATTTGTCTGATGCTACTTTAGATCGTGAAAATCCAATGAGGTTAATGTATGAGAAGGAGTTTCTGGGGCGGGAGATCATAAATATCGTTGCTTGTGAGGGTTCAGAAAGAGTTGAGAGGCCTGAGACATACAAGCAGTGGCAGGTTCGGACCAAGAGAGCGAGGTTCAGGCAGCTTCCATTGGACTTTGAACTCATGAAGAAATTGAAGTGCAGGGTGGAAGGAGGGTATGACAGTAATTTTATGGTTGATGAAGATGGCAACTGGATGCTGCAGGGTTGGAAGGGCAGGGTTATGTTTGCTTCCTCCTGTTGGATACCAGCATAG